One window from the genome of Oryctolagus cuniculus chromosome 1, mOryCun1.1, whole genome shotgun sequence encodes:
- the LOC100355015 gene encoding RNA-binding protein 4 isoform X4, with translation MVKLFIGNLPREATEQEIRSLFEQYGKVLECDIIKNYGFVHIEDKTAAEDAIRNLHHYKLHGVNINVEASKNKSKTSTKLHVGNISPTCTNQELRAKFEEYGPVIECDIVKDYAFVHMERAEDAVEAIRGLDNTEFQGGMCVG, from the coding sequence ATGGTGAAGCTGTTCATCGGAAACCTGCCCCGGGAGGCCACCGAGCAGGAGATCCGCTCGCTGTTCGAGCAGTACGGGAAGGTGCTGGAATGCGACATCATCAAGAACTACGGCTTCGTGCACATCGAGGACAAGACGGCGGCCGAGGATGCCATCCGCAACCTGCACCACTACAAGCTCCACGGCGTGAACATCAACGTGGAAGCCAGCAAGAACAAGAGCAAAACCTCTACAAAGCTGCACGTGGGCAACATCAGCCCCACGTGCACCAACCAGGAGCTGCGGGCCAAGTTTGAGGAGTACGGGCCTGTCATCGAGTGTGACATCGTGAAGGATTATGCCTTCGTGCACATGGAGCGGGCGGAGGACGCGGTGGAGGCCATCAGGGGCCTTGATAACACAGAGTTCCAAG